A genomic stretch from Telmatocola sphagniphila includes:
- a CDS encoding transposase yields the protein MTTTTIAIDMDVPAGVSVGEYERVDGGHAFHVSWELPDNLCCETCQRESRLQLVEKNKFLSIRDLDLWGKPSFFVYQEVYHRCPSCGHRQSLLPPFKRRDVKYTFRFEEQVLVSLIGSTAEDVAVRLGIAAETVERIVKNRIEDAKAKQIDPQRKIERLGLDEISLRKGHKGYATILTDLTNGERPEILALSKGRDEAAGRACLERLSAQQRSAVRWHHTDMSAAYLKACGVHLPNSQSVIDRFHVAKKLGEVADDLRKKTIEPTSEV from the coding sequence ATGACGACGACTACCATTGCCATAGACATGGACGTCCCTGCCGGAGTGAGCGTTGGCGAATACGAACGCGTCGACGGTGGCCACGCCTTTCACGTGAGTTGGGAGTTGCCCGACAATCTTTGTTGCGAGACTTGCCAGCGAGAGTCTCGGCTTCAATTGGTGGAGAAGAACAAGTTTCTGAGCATCCGCGATCTGGATTTGTGGGGTAAGCCGAGCTTTTTCGTGTACCAGGAGGTGTATCACCGCTGCCCGTCGTGCGGTCACCGTCAATCGCTGTTGCCGCCGTTCAAGCGTCGGGATGTGAAATATACGTTTCGCTTCGAGGAGCAGGTGCTGGTCAGTCTGATCGGGAGCACAGCCGAAGACGTGGCGGTGCGTTTGGGGATTGCCGCGGAGACGGTGGAGCGAATCGTCAAGAACCGGATAGAGGACGCCAAGGCGAAGCAGATCGATCCCCAGCGGAAGATCGAGCGTTTGGGTCTGGATGAGATCAGCCTGCGTAAGGGGCATAAGGGATATGCGACAATATTGACGGACCTGACGAATGGGGAGCGTCCGGAGATTCTGGCTCTGTCCAAGGGTCGCGACGAAGCAGCGGGGCGAGCGTGTTTGGAGCGTTTGTCGGCCCAGCAACGGTCGGCGGTGCGTTGGCATCATACGGACATGAGCGCGGCGTATTTGAAGGCTTGCGGCGTGCATTTACCCAACAGCCAGTCGGTGATAGATCGCTTTCACGTCGCCAAGAAATTGGGTGAGGTGGCGGACGATCTGCGAAAAAAAACTATCGAGCCTACAAGCGAAGTTTGA
- a CDS encoding class I SAM-dependent methyltransferase: MKSTVEEIRRRFDLDVDRFSNLETGQSATIDAPLAMELVASAAAAATPNARHILDVGCGAGNYTLKVLQLLPEMDVTLIDLSQPMLERARERVSRATSGRINSIQGDIRETQLHDTKYDIIIAAAVLHHLRTDGEWHEVFSTFYRILRPGGSIWIFDLIESSIPSVQPIFWKKYGDYLTQLKNEIYRDHVFDYIAKEDTPKPLMYQLDLLRNVGFSQVEILHKNLCFAAFGAMKS; this comes from the coding sequence ATGAAATCCACCGTAGAAGAAATCCGACGACGCTTCGACTTGGATGTCGACCGCTTTTCCAACCTGGAGACCGGCCAATCCGCCACCATTGACGCCCCGCTTGCCATGGAACTCGTCGCCAGCGCGGCCGCAGCTGCCACGCCGAACGCCCGACACATCCTCGATGTAGGCTGTGGAGCCGGCAATTACACTTTGAAGGTTCTGCAATTGCTGCCCGAAATGGATGTCACGCTGATCGACCTCAGCCAGCCCATGCTGGAACGAGCCCGGGAACGGGTCAGCCGGGCGACCAGTGGCCGGATCAATTCGATTCAGGGGGACATTCGGGAAACCCAACTACACGATACCAAGTACGACATCATCATTGCCGCCGCCGTGCTGCATCACTTGCGAACGGACGGAGAATGGCACGAAGTTTTCTCGACCTTCTATCGCATTCTCCGGCCCGGCGGCTCGATCTGGATTTTCGACCTCATTGAGAGTTCGATTCCATCCGTGCAGCCGATCTTCTGGAAGAAATATGGAGATTATCTCACTCAATTGAAGAATGAGATTTATCGCGACCACGTCTTCGATTACATCGCGAAGGAAGACACACCTAAACCATTGATGTACCAACTCGATTTATTGAGGAACGTAGGGTTTTCGCAGGTAGAAATCCTTCACAAAAATCTCTGCTTCGCGGCGTTTGGAGCCATGAAAAGTTAA
- a CDS encoding TIGR02996 domain-containing protein codes for MRAEFFDDISSIFLRRICEHPFDSTLRSIYADWLEEQGHVAQADELRASGQLLIEFNLDELERFSDNTSNTSDLNLDGLFKLPANGKATRFCGTLTDFLIAVQFLFSYHPITEVILTNADKEFPELPQIIPRSSIQYELSYKIDLHFLPEEILRHIKFGMPKGFQIFQFESKRFAHTAISRACVDYGRELVGLPKIDWEDIP; via the coding sequence GTGAGAGCGGAATTTTTTGACGACATTTCTTCTATCTTCCTTCGCCGGATATGCGAACATCCGTTCGATTCGACTTTGCGATCGATTTACGCTGATTGGCTGGAAGAGCAAGGACATGTTGCGCAGGCCGACGAATTGCGAGCGAGCGGGCAGCTTCTGATCGAGTTCAATTTGGACGAATTGGAGAGATTTTCTGACAACACGTCGAATACTTCTGATCTTAACCTTGATGGGTTGTTCAAACTCCCAGCGAACGGTAAAGCAACAAGGTTTTGTGGTACCTTGACTGATTTTCTGATCGCGGTTCAATTTCTTTTTTCGTATCATCCTATCACTGAGGTAATCCTCACTAACGCGGATAAGGAGTTTCCAGAGTTGCCGCAAATAATCCCTCGTTCCAGCATCCAGTACGAACTGAGCTATAAAATTGATCTTCACTTTCTTCCTGAGGAAATCCTACGACATATTAAATTTGGCATGCCAAAGGGTTTCCAAATCTTTCAATTTGAATCCAAGAGGTTCGCTCATACGGCGATTAGCAGAGCCTGCGTGGATTATGGCCGCGAACTGGTTGGATTACCGAAAATTGATTGGGAAGATATCCCCTAA
- a CDS encoding transposase, producing MSGEARKKLRSQMHDFRRRPEDLNPEQVQALEDLFEKVPSLGTIYHLRWEATKIFDSAPNRAEASRLLEDWIVQARETEMDWEPFITMLKNNWEGILAYFEERKSSGPVEGLNTKIRVVLRRSYGIQSLTTLWTRILLDVNWAAKKLGPTVAEIRGFVNQIQKYFSECYT from the coding sequence TTGAGCGGGGAAGCCCGCAAGAAGCTGCGTTCTCAGATGCACGACTTCCGGCGTCGTCCCGAGGATTTGAATCCGGAGCAGGTCCAGGCCCTCGAGGATTTGTTCGAGAAGGTGCCTTCGTTGGGAACGATCTACCATCTGCGTTGGGAGGCGACCAAGATCTTCGATAGTGCCCCCAACCGAGCCGAAGCCTCGCGACTGTTGGAAGATTGGATCGTCCAGGCCCGCGAGACCGAGATGGATTGGGAGCCGTTCATCACGATGCTCAAGAATAACTGGGAGGGGATCTTAGCCTACTTCGAGGAACGCAAAAGCAGCGGCCCGGTGGAAGGTCTCAATACCAAGATTCGGGTAGTGCTACGTCGGAGTTATGGAATTCAGAGTCTAACTACGCTCTGGACGAGAATACTCCTGGACGTGAATTGGGCTGCGAAAAAATTAGGGCCGACCGTTGCGGAGATTCGCGGCTTCGTCAACCAGATCCAGAAGTATTTCTCTGAATGCTACACCTAG
- a CDS encoding M28 family peptidase has translation MLVYRRLALPVLCLWGLFASTSKLPAQEAAKTGPFSIDRIKTDVKYLSSDLLQGRGVGTRGEELATDYIAEQFKKAGLKPMVGKASYFQPVPLVTVTTTPTTTLSFSKGNDITLLKLEDEFAGMSYSQKDEDFEAEAIFVGHGITAPEFDWDDYKDVDVKGKVVVLFTNEPPSDDPKFFAGKALTYYGRWTYKYEEATRRGAKAALIIHTAETAGYPYGVVKKLTGAQIQHEENAPALAFAGWLSSTAGDKVLGSIGLNVDTALKQANTKGFKAKSLGITVKGHIASTVKKVSSKNVVGLVEGSDPELKSEIVLFTAHWDHLGVGKSSVGGEAIFNGALDNASGCGILIEMARTWASLNPKPKRSALFLATTAEESGLLGALYYSQHPLIPLGRTAMNFNFDTVSPIGEPESIVLSGAERTTSWSILQNIAAKHHLEIEPDKRSHLGYYYRSDHFAMARGGVPAFSVGRGEKIKGKPADFAKKASEDFIANIYHSPNDKYKEEWDFTGYPVLMGFALDAAKEIANAKSMPTWNPGDEFLEARIKSGVK, from the coding sequence ATGCTAGTTTATCGTCGGTTAGCTCTACCCGTACTCTGCTTATGGGGGTTGTTCGCTTCCACCAGCAAACTCCCAGCACAAGAAGCCGCCAAAACTGGCCCCTTTTCCATCGACCGAATCAAAACCGATGTGAAATATCTCTCCAGCGATCTCCTCCAGGGTCGCGGCGTCGGCACTCGCGGCGAAGAACTGGCCACCGATTATATTGCTGAGCAGTTCAAGAAGGCCGGCTTGAAGCCCATGGTTGGCAAAGCGTCCTATTTCCAGCCGGTGCCATTAGTTACCGTCACAACCACACCCACAACGACTCTCAGCTTCAGCAAGGGAAACGATATTACTCTGCTGAAGCTCGAGGACGAATTTGCTGGGATGAGTTACAGCCAGAAAGATGAAGATTTCGAAGCCGAAGCTATTTTCGTCGGGCATGGGATTACTGCCCCGGAATTCGACTGGGATGATTACAAGGATGTCGATGTAAAAGGCAAAGTAGTGGTGCTGTTCACCAACGAACCACCTTCGGACGATCCCAAATTCTTCGCCGGCAAAGCCCTCACCTACTATGGCCGGTGGACTTACAAATACGAGGAAGCCACCCGCCGTGGTGCCAAAGCCGCCCTGATTATTCACACGGCCGAAACCGCCGGTTACCCTTATGGCGTGGTGAAGAAACTGACCGGCGCCCAGATCCAGCACGAAGAAAATGCACCCGCCCTGGCCTTTGCCGGTTGGCTATCCTCGACTGCAGGCGACAAAGTTCTGGGTAGCATTGGCCTGAATGTCGACACGGCCTTGAAACAGGCCAATACCAAAGGTTTCAAAGCGAAAAGCCTGGGGATCACGGTCAAGGGACACATCGCCAGCACCGTCAAGAAGGTCTCTTCCAAAAACGTGGTGGGTCTTGTCGAAGGCAGCGATCCCGAACTGAAATCGGAGATCGTTCTATTCACGGCCCACTGGGATCATCTCGGTGTGGGCAAATCCTCGGTCGGCGGCGAAGCGATCTTCAACGGAGCACTGGATAACGCTTCGGGTTGTGGCATCCTCATCGAAATGGCCCGTACCTGGGCCTCCCTGAATCCCAAACCGAAACGCTCGGCCCTGTTCCTGGCGACGACGGCCGAGGAAAGCGGATTGCTCGGGGCTTTATACTACTCCCAACATCCGCTTATTCCTCTGGGCCGCACGGCCATGAACTTCAATTTCGACACAGTCTCCCCTATTGGGGAACCCGAATCGATTGTGCTCAGCGGCGCGGAAAGAACCACCAGCTGGTCGATCCTGCAAAATATCGCTGCTAAGCACCATCTGGAAATCGAACCCGACAAGCGCAGCCATCTGGGCTACTATTACCGGTCGGATCACTTCGCCATGGCTCGAGGGGGCGTACCGGCTTTCTCCGTGGGTCGTGGGGAGAAAATTAAAGGTAAGCCAGCCGATTTCGCCAAGAAAGCCAGTGAAGATTTCATTGCGAACATTTATCACAGCCCGAACGACAAATACAAAGAAGAGTGGGATTTCACCGGCTACCCGGTGCTGATGGGATTCGCTTTGGATGCCGCGAAGGAAATTGCCAACGCCAAGTCGATGCCGACCTGGAATCCGGGAGATGAGTTCCTGGAGGCTCGAATCAAGAGCGGCGTCAAATAA
- a CDS encoding ABC-F family ATP-binding cassette domain-containing protein, whose protein sequence is MTLLLTAREISKSYAHKSLFTHLNIDLRAGEKIGLIGPNGAGKSTLLKILAGLETADEGERTLRRGSRVGYLAQDDVFPPNQTCEEVVIAGLANDNLEEHEKSTRAAIALTQVGFADTEQKAETLSGGWRKRLSMARELARQPDFLLMDEPTNHLDLPGVIWLEKLLRSASFGYLAATHDRAFLRAIADEVIEINRSYPEGVFRVAGCYDDFAEKKEAFLEAQEKFRDAVANQVRRETDWLGHKARARTRKASSRIQAAADRREQLSELNYRTASQQSAGIDFAATGRQTKKLLTATGISKSLGGKKLFSNLDVMLIPGMKLGLLGANGSGKSTILKIIAGQMESDTGTVVRAEGLRTEVFEQGRSSLDLSLSLRKSLTPNSDTVMFRDQPVHVASWARRFLFSPEQLELELSAFSGGEQARVRLAQLMLRPADILLLDEPTNDLDIPALEMLEENLEEFPGALVMVSHDRDLLDRICTEVIGLDGLGNAAAYGSVDQWLKVYEKAQSAIKTEANKAASKAASSSSSSKSKKLSYKEQQEFDGIEAKILQAEQNVAVREAEVEKASNSGHAVLNDACKQLEEAQRAVEKLYARWSELEAKKNSG, encoded by the coding sequence ATGACGCTACTGCTAACGGCCCGGGAGATTTCCAAGAGCTACGCCCACAAGTCGCTCTTCACTCACCTCAACATCGATCTGCGCGCCGGGGAAAAGATCGGACTCATCGGCCCCAACGGAGCCGGGAAATCGACCCTGCTCAAGATCCTCGCGGGCCTGGAAACGGCCGATGAGGGCGAACGAACCCTCCGTCGGGGGTCTCGTGTTGGCTACCTCGCCCAGGACGATGTTTTCCCCCCCAACCAGACCTGCGAAGAAGTGGTGATCGCTGGCCTGGCCAACGATAATCTCGAAGAACACGAAAAAAGCACCCGGGCAGCCATCGCTCTTACGCAAGTTGGTTTCGCCGACACAGAACAAAAAGCGGAAACTCTCTCCGGCGGCTGGCGTAAACGGCTCTCCATGGCTCGCGAACTGGCCCGCCAACCCGATTTCCTGCTCATGGACGAACCGACCAACCACCTCGATCTGCCGGGGGTAATCTGGCTCGAAAAATTGCTCCGTTCAGCCTCCTTCGGCTATCTGGCCGCCACACACGACCGGGCTTTTCTGCGAGCCATTGCCGATGAGGTGATTGAAATCAATCGCAGCTATCCAGAAGGCGTTTTCCGGGTTGCAGGCTGCTACGACGATTTCGCCGAAAAAAAAGAAGCTTTTCTGGAAGCCCAGGAAAAGTTCCGCGACGCCGTAGCCAATCAAGTCCGCCGGGAAACCGACTGGCTCGGCCACAAAGCCCGGGCCCGGACTCGCAAAGCCAGCTCCCGAATTCAAGCAGCGGCCGACCGACGCGAACAACTCTCGGAACTCAACTATCGGACGGCCTCCCAACAATCGGCGGGTATCGATTTTGCCGCGACCGGCCGACAGACCAAAAAACTGCTGACCGCTACCGGAATATCCAAATCCCTGGGTGGGAAAAAGCTTTTCTCAAATTTGGATGTGATGTTGATTCCTGGTATGAAACTGGGACTCCTTGGGGCCAACGGCAGCGGCAAAAGCACGATCTTGAAGATCATTGCCGGGCAAATGGAATCGGATACCGGCACCGTGGTTCGGGCCGAAGGTCTTAGAACAGAAGTTTTTGAGCAAGGCCGATCTTCCCTCGATCTTTCCCTTTCTCTACGAAAGTCACTCACTCCGAACAGCGACACCGTGATGTTTCGCGATCAGCCGGTGCATGTGGCGAGTTGGGCCCGACGGTTTTTGTTTTCCCCCGAACAGTTGGAACTGGAATTGAGTGCCTTTTCCGGCGGCGAGCAAGCCCGAGTCCGGCTGGCTCAGTTGATGCTCCGGCCCGCCGATATTCTGCTCCTGGATGAACCGACGAACGATCTCGATATCCCTGCACTGGAGATGCTCGAGGAAAATCTCGAAGAATTTCCGGGGGCGTTGGTCATGGTCAGCCACGACCGGGATCTGCTCGACCGGATCTGCACGGAAGTGATCGGCCTGGATGGCCTGGGTAACGCGGCTGCCTACGGCAGTGTCGATCAATGGCTGAAAGTTTATGAAAAAGCCCAATCTGCGATAAAAACGGAAGCAAACAAGGCGGCCAGCAAGGCTGCAAGTAGCTCCTCTTCGAGCAAAAGCAAAAAGCTGAGCTACAAGGAACAGCAGGAATTCGACGGTATTGAAGCGAAGATTCTGCAAGCGGAGCAGAATGTCGCCGTTCGCGAGGCCGAGGTGGAGAAAGCCTCCAATTCCGGCCATGCCGTATTGAATGACGCCTGCAAGCAATTGGAAGAAGCCCAACGAGCAGTGGAAAAGCTTTATGCCCGCTGGTCGGAGCTGGAAGCGAAGAAAAACTCGGGCTGA